TGATAATGAAAAACAAAAAAATTTAAGATTTATTTAAGCTGTGAAATAGATAATACGCAATTAAAAAAGGATAAAAATGGATATAAAAACACAAACTTTAGCACAAGTTGCAAGCTATTTTTCAATGATAGCTCACACAAACGGTAGACTAAGAGTAAGAGTTAGTCCAAAGATAAAAGAGCTAAGTAGCAGCGTGAATTTAGCTAGCCTAGATGATGTGATAACTCAGATAAATGGTATAAAAAATGTAAAATTTAACAAGCTAATCGGCTCTGTAACGATCGAATATGATCATGAAATTTTTCCAAAAAACCTTTGGGAAGATCTTTTAAAAGGGCAAAATTTAGAAGAGATTTCAACTAGAGTAAATGAAGTTGCAAA
The DNA window shown above is from Campylobacter concisus and carries:
- a CDS encoding HMA2 domain-containing protein, with protein sequence MDIKTQTLAQVASYFSMIAHTNGRLRVRVSPKIKELSSSVNLASLDDVITQINGIKNVKFNKLIGSVTIEYDHEIFPKNLWEDLLKGQNLEEISTRVNEVAKEVKYA